A window from Pseudomonas sp. Tri1 encodes these proteins:
- a CDS encoding DUF5376 domain-containing protein: MRLQFLWSEISGAFSPGCSSDVVKVDGVSPLACLLMDDGGQELLGTISWLKEGVKRIGLVKDSTVGLADWSRDAWGAELTKDQVKIYSLYDESYFELISLFSFEAAMLAWINFIEMGPMVGGREVEV, translated from the coding sequence ATGAGACTGCAATTTTTATGGAGTGAAATCTCGGGTGCATTTTCTCCGGGCTGTAGTTCAGATGTTGTCAAAGTGGACGGGGTTAGTCCACTTGCTTGTCTCTTAATGGACGATGGCGGACAAGAGTTGTTGGGCACTATTTCTTGGCTGAAAGAGGGAGTCAAGCGAATAGGGTTAGTTAAGGATTCAACGGTTGGTTTGGCAGATTGGAGTCGCGATGCTTGGGGGGCAGAGTTAACCAAGGATCAGGTGAAAATTTACTCGCTCTATGATGAGAGTTATTTCGAGCTTATAAGCCTTTTTTCTTTTGAAGCTGCCATGTTGGCATGGATTAATTTTATTGAAATGGGGCCGATGGTTGGGGGGAGAGAAGTTGAAGTGTAA
- a CDS encoding IS110 family transposase, with the protein MKFCGIDLHSNNSVVVVTDETDRVLVSRRCPNELTPIIALLDPHRDELAGVVVESTYNWYWLVDGLMAAGLNVKLANPVAMKRYDGLKHSDDKDDAVFLAHLLRLGILPTGYIHPPHERALRDLARKRIQLVRTRTQHILAVENIAARQLKKGDRFIFKRKRADVLLPK; encoded by the coding sequence ATGAAATTCTGTGGCATAGACCTGCATTCGAACAACAGCGTTGTCGTGGTTACCGACGAAACGGATAGAGTTTTGGTGAGCCGGCGCTGTCCCAATGAGCTAACGCCGATCATTGCGCTCCTCGATCCGCACCGTGACGAGTTGGCCGGCGTGGTGGTCGAGTCGACGTACAACTGGTATTGGCTTGTCGATGGCCTTATGGCTGCGGGCTTGAACGTCAAATTGGCGAACCCGGTGGCGATGAAACGCTATGACGGTTTGAAGCACTCGGACGATAAGGATGATGCCGTATTTCTCGCGCATTTGCTGCGACTGGGGATTCTGCCGACGGGCTATATTCATCCTCCGCACGAACGAGCGCTACGAGATTTGGCGCGTAAACGAATTCAATTGGTTCGCACAAGAACCCAGCACATCCTGGCCGTCGAAAATATCGCTGCACGTCAATTGAAAAAAGGGGACAGATTTATTTTTAAGCGTAAGCGGGCTGATGTTCTGCTTCCTAAGTAA